The following coding sequences are from one Syngnathus acus chromosome 14, fSynAcu1.2, whole genome shotgun sequence window:
- the gng8 gene encoding guanine nucleotide-binding protein G(I)/G(S)/G(O) subunit gamma-8, with protein MSNNMAKIADARKTVEQLKLEVNIERMMVSKAAADLMAYCETHAKDDPLVTPVPSSENPFREKKIFCEIL; from the exons ATGTCCAACAACATGGCCAAGATTGCGGATGCAAGAAAGACGGTTGAGCAATTGAAGCTGGAGGTCAACATCGAGAGGATGATG GTATCCAAGGCAGCAGCTGATCTAATGGCCTATTGTGAAACTCATGCCAAAGATGACCCTCTGGTGACCCCAGTACCTTCCTCAGAGAACCCCTttagagagaagaaaatattctGTGAAATACTGTAA